The proteins below are encoded in one region of Cololabis saira isolate AMF1-May2022 chromosome 13, fColSai1.1, whole genome shotgun sequence:
- the cbarpb gene encoding voltage-dependent calcium channel beta subunit-associated regulatory protein produces the protein MSNESTVWNILPENSTEIPFEAEEQKDGSVLLLVILSIFLVATLIFLSVFAIAYRRCCRGGQFCARASDDPEKTPAYMEEAQPTHEITIRVDESECLSMSSSHDQETERFLSTGPTGRRVSFNEAALFDHGKKTQEKGRRYTLTEGDFHHLKNARLTNLHIPPPALKIVTIHECDSAENTITMTTRPVAKSALSIFQPMLCPLPQTALTSLSVNPSGALPGDALNSVVDTSFCESNVGLGTKEPSSISIEMMAVGPRGRGSSVSVGKGDLVGNGSSPGGSAGSPRPVLQFLTKLRRHASLEGASPYLKIKKWKLDSSQRASSLDTRGSPKRRQFQRQRAASESMEQDDNDAHHIDLIQYIARTQDVPYRSSQPTTHLLSSPSPPPTSLGRVEVEVMVEPSYSHGGPGVIGLSPDPQEEVLSVVKRESGNLPDALQPQDPQSLYRDIWTLRATLEQYAASDQSSNNDRNSVCSDADSVCSLGGRTDTERGGLPSYPSQDLGDEAEAGEDDKEFFVYMEEKLAQESRKRKEGSTESGGSDGESGTRKLLQMDSGYASIEVPSRGPEDLRLFGSSSITGSPKERTAHEKRHHFTNAGRTGTIGESFESHLFEEEPEDESLLGATKVVSIETGAGSLSWLPYGQMLTPREAVQPVQPLPQPLTLHHRDYSIDEKTDALFHEFLRHDPQFDQQESPRKHRSRIHLRKQWQRHKQWSDPGVRHFQSSFERQRTPLRRGDSVNYPLDTSYHSTLPRIVSAPDEETSDGTGSTPETPKVESTTMRNVGKNKKQGVAFTDSGVHTSHSPPPLHPSISGKDGGLIGHADSQEDGKRYVHPPDPLDERSLPQPPDSSGYGPQTITAELTDKLTSNLNERLYTSLRRTKDTATECVTMTATHASPDHSPV, from the exons AAATCACTATCAGGGTGGATGAGTCAGAGTGCCTGTCTATGTCCAGCTCTCACGACCAAGAGACAGAGCGCTTCCTGTCCACGGGCCCCACCGGCCGCCGTGTCTCCTTCAATGAGGCTGCGCTCTTTGATCATGGCAAGAAAACACAGGAGAAGGGCCGCAG GTACACTCTGACCGAGGGCGACTTCCATCACCTGAAGAATGCCCGGCTCACGAACCTCCACATTCCTCCCCCAGCCCTTAAGATAGTTACCATCCATGAGTGTGACTCTGCTGAAAATACCATTACCATGACAACGCGCCCTGTTGCTAAGTCAGCACTTTCCATCTTCCAG CCAATGCTGTGTCCTCTTCCACAAACAGCCTTGACAAGCTTGAGTGTAAATCCCAGCGGAGCCCTCCCTGGAGATGCTCTCAACTCTGTGGTGGACACCAGCTTCTGTGAGAGCAATGTGGGTCTTGGCACCAAAGAGCCAAGCTCCATCTCT ATTGAGATGATGGCAGTGGGGCCCCGAGGCAGAGGCAGCAGTGTCAGTGTTGGCAAAGGGGACTTGGTGGGTAACGGCTCCTCTCCTGGCGGCAGCGCGGGGAGCCCGAGGCCCGTCCTGCAGTTCCTCACAAAACTACGGCGGCATGCTAGCCTGGAGGGGGCCAGTCCTTACTTGAAGATAAAGAAATGGAAGCTGGACAGCAGCCAGAGAGCCTCCAGTCTGGACACAAGAG GATCTCCAAAGAGGAGGCAGTTCCAGCGCCAGAGAGCCGCCAGTGAGAGCATGGAGCAGGACGACAATGATGCCCACCACATTGACCTCATTCAGTATATCGCCCGCACCCAGGATGTTCCCTACCGTTCAAGCCAGCCAACTACCCACCTCCTCTCGTCTCCGTCCCCGCCACCCACTTCCCTCGGCAG GGTAGAGGTAGAGGTGATGGTAGAGCCCAGCTACAGCCATGGTGGACCAGGGGTGATTGGCCTGTCCCCTGATCCCCAAGAAGAAGTACTCtccgtggtaaagagggagagTGGCAACCTCCCGGACGCCCTCCAACCCCAGGATCCCCAGTCACTTTACCGAGACATTTGGACACTACGTGCAACACTTGAACAGTATGCAGCCTCTGACCAGAGCAGCAACAACGACAGGAACTCAGTCTGCAGTGATGCTGACAGTGTGTGCTCGCTGGGCGGCCGCACGGACACAGAAAGAGGAGGGCTTCCTAGCTATCCATCTCAGGATTTAGGGGATGAAGCAGAGGCTGGAGAGGATGACAAAGAGTTCTTTGTGTATATGGAGGAAAAGTTGGCACAGGAGtcaagaaagaggaaagaaggaagcacAGAATCAGGGGGTAGTGATGGAGAATCAGGGACTCGTAAGTTGTTACAGATGGACAGTGGCTATGCGTCAATAGAGGTTCCGTCTCGGGGTCCAGAAGACTTGCGACTGTTTGGGAGCAGTAGTATTACTGGCAGCCCAAAGGAAAGAACAGCTCACGAGAAAAGGCACCATTTTACCAATGCAGGGCGAACGGGCACGATCGGGGAAAGTTTTGAGTCTCATCTCTTTGAGGAGGAACCTGAAGATGAGTCATTACTGGGTGCCACTAAAGTAGTTTCCATTGAAACAGGTGCTGGTTCATTGAGCTGGTTGCCATACGGCCAGATGCTCACACCTCGAGAGGCTGTGCAACCTGTGCAACCTTTGCCACAGCCACTAACTTTGCACCATCGCGACTACAGCATAGACGAGAAGACGGACGCTCTCTTCCACGAGTTTCTCCGTCATGACCCTCAgtttgaccagcaggagtcCCCGAGAAAGCACCGCTCCCGAATCCACCTACGCAAGCAGTGGCAGCGCCACAAACAGTGGAGCGACCCTGGTGTCAGACACTTCCAATCCTCCTTCGAAAGACAGCGAACCCCACTCCGGAGGGGGGACAGCGTCAATTACCCCCTCGACACAAGCTACCACAGTACACTGCCCCGCATCGTCAGTGCTCCTGACGAGGAGACCAGCGACGGAACAGGCAGCACTCCCGAAACTCCAAAGGTAGAGTCAACGACAATGCGGAATGTAGGAAAGAACAAGAAGCAGGGCGTCGCCTTCACAGACTCTGGAGTCCACACATCTCACTCTCCTCCACcacttcatccctccatctctggaAAAGATGGAGGGCTGATTGGGCATGCTGACTCTCAGGAGGACGGTAAACGGTACGTGCATCCTCCCGACCCCCTGGACGAGCGCTCGCTCCCCCAGCCACCTGATTCCTCGGGCTACGGACCACAAACTATCACAGCAGAGCTCACAGACAAACTGACTTCTAATCTGAATGAGAGGCTTTACACAAGCCTTCGCAGGACCAAGGACACAGCCACAGAGTGTGTGACAATGACAGCCACACATGCCTCTCCAGACCACAGCCCAGTGTAG